One window from the genome of Leptospira johnsonii encodes:
- the mpl17 gene encoding cell surface protein MPL17: MKRFIFLAIISIFLISGLSAEEENPIKFKIEKTSPSVYLLKVAYPENFGIQKEAPHRILLNPGSGLKVVSAELKLKGKTSTRKKEYFESVEPMQLKLEGKGELEIHAKIFYCDYNRNICIPGKILQKEIIQ, encoded by the coding sequence ATGAAACGTTTTATATTTCTCGCAATTATTTCTATTTTTTTGATCTCTGGGCTCTCGGCAGAGGAGGAAAACCCGATCAAGTTCAAGATAGAAAAAACCTCTCCTTCCGTTTATCTTTTGAAAGTCGCCTATCCTGAAAATTTCGGGATCCAAAAAGAAGCTCCACATCGAATCTTACTCAATCCTGGATCTGGATTAAAAGTGGTTTCTGCGGAGCTAAAACTGAAAGGTAAAACTTCTACCCGAAAAAAAGAATATTTCGAATCTGTGGAACCTATGCAATTGAAATTAGAAGGAAAAGGTGAGCTGGAAATCCATGCAAAAATTTTCTACTGCGACTATAACAGGAATATCTGCATCCCCGGAAAGATATTACAAAAAGAAATTATACAATAA
- a CDS encoding YajQ family cyclic di-GMP-binding protein, with protein sequence MSDPSFDVVSEIDKPELQNAVTQAIAEIKNRFDFKGSKSEIKLEEENLILISDNEAKLESVIDVLINKMAKRGLGLKSFDFKSKLEPATGNTVRMKVKIRNGLEKEQTKEITKIVKDSKLKVIPTIMGNCVRIQGKKKDDLQEIMKLLKSADLPFDVQFQNFKG encoded by the coding sequence ATGAGCGATCCATCATTCGATGTTGTTTCCGAAATAGATAAACCTGAATTACAAAACGCGGTTACCCAAGCGATCGCCGAGATCAAGAACAGATTCGACTTTAAAGGATCCAAGTCCGAGATCAAACTAGAAGAGGAAAATCTGATCCTAATATCAGACAATGAAGCAAAGTTGGAAAGTGTGATCGATGTACTGATCAACAAGATGGCAAAAAGAGGGCTCGGTCTTAAGTCTTTCGATTTTAAATCCAAATTGGAACCTGCTACAGGCAATACCGTCCGAATGAAAGTGAAAATACGTAACGGTCTCGAAAAAGAACAGACTAAAGAGATCACTAAGATCGTAAAAGATTCTAAACTGAAAGTGATCCCTACCATCATGGGGAATTGTGTTAGGATCCAAGGAAAGAAGAAGGATGATCTTCAGGAGATTATGAAACTCTTGAAATCTGCGGATCTTCCTTTCGACGTTCAATTCCAGAACTTTAAAGGTTAA
- the alaS gene encoding alanine--tRNA ligase — MNFKKVSEVRKIFLDYFKEKGHTVVPSSSLLPAGDPTLLFTTAGMVQFKPLFTGAVELPYTRATSAQKCLRTTDLENVGKTERHCTFFEMLGNFSFGDYFKEEAIEYALDCSVNHLGFPKEKIWITVFENDDEAEKIWLSKGIPKERITRLGKKDNFWGPAGDSGACGPCSELYLDRGPEKALPDCGVKYECKPGCDCDRFLEFWNIVFNQFNQDTEGNLHPLKQTGIDTGSGLERVALLLQGVDSVYDTDELRRIIQEVEKISGKTYNESTKVPFRVITDHIRSVLFTVSDGIYPDRTGRGYVIRRLIRRAVLFARKLDLKEPFLYKLVKSVCDIYKERYPELEKHISSVERTLLAEEELFLKTLEIGLEKIEVLVSKTKSEGSSTFSGKDSFLLYGTYGFPAEMTEEIVAEHGLSFDRKGFEEELEKDRQSSRETWKANKVSLFTGIKTDKTQFLGYDVLEAESDLKFIFSDNKQVSELKEGESGVLVFSSSPFYPEGGGQVGDIGFIRKGQSVFKVLDTQKENDIILHIGTVLSGSFSSGDKARLEVEKERRERLKFHHSGTHLLNGALRNLLGNHVLQKGSIVSPEYLRFDFSHPSPLSSEEIRNIESWVNESIVRHIPVDTKVLPIEEAKKTGAVAAFDEKYGDSVRVLQMGDRSLEFCGGTHVGNTGDIGYFFIKKESSPGAGNRRIEAVAGPLVVETFQNRFAELTEAVQNLNLKIKDELGAEGSSLSIKTIIPGPDEIRSLFESKGADAVVSLRDLSEKLSIELEETQSKFLKEKKNRESRDFENNPEVIAKVFENSKVIGSTKIVSAIFESKDAKALKGLSDNIKVREKEIVAILASKNTEDASIVITCSSSLVGKIHCGELVKIACEILGGKGGGKPDMAQGGGKEVSKVEEAVRSALEKASSSLNGGK; from the coding sequence ATGAATTTTAAAAAAGTTTCCGAAGTCCGCAAAATCTTTTTGGATTATTTTAAGGAGAAGGGCCACACGGTAGTTCCTTCTTCTTCTCTATTACCTGCGGGAGATCCTACACTTCTATTCACCACTGCCGGAATGGTGCAGTTCAAACCTTTATTCACAGGTGCGGTAGAACTTCCTTATACTAGAGCAACCTCCGCTCAAAAATGTCTTCGAACCACCGATCTGGAGAATGTAGGTAAAACGGAAAGGCACTGCACATTCTTCGAAATGTTGGGGAATTTCAGCTTCGGAGATTATTTTAAGGAAGAAGCGATCGAATACGCTCTGGATTGTTCCGTAAACCATCTTGGATTTCCTAAAGAAAAGATTTGGATCACAGTATTCGAAAATGATGATGAAGCGGAGAAGATCTGGCTCTCCAAAGGTATTCCTAAGGAAAGGATCACTCGTTTAGGCAAAAAAGATAATTTCTGGGGACCTGCGGGAGACAGCGGTGCTTGCGGACCTTGTTCTGAGTTATACTTGGATAGAGGACCGGAAAAGGCTCTTCCGGATTGCGGAGTCAAATACGAATGTAAACCTGGCTGCGATTGCGATCGTTTTTTAGAATTTTGGAATATAGTATTCAACCAATTCAACCAAGATACGGAAGGAAATCTTCATCCGCTCAAACAAACCGGGATCGATACAGGTTCCGGATTAGAAAGAGTGGCTCTACTTCTGCAAGGTGTGGATTCAGTTTACGATACGGACGAACTAAGAAGAATTATCCAAGAAGTAGAAAAAATCTCCGGAAAAACTTATAACGAATCCACCAAAGTTCCTTTTAGAGTGATTACGGACCATATTCGTTCCGTACTATTCACTGTGTCCGATGGGATCTATCCGGACAGAACCGGAAGAGGATACGTTATCCGTCGCTTGATCAGAAGAGCGGTTCTATTTGCAAGAAAACTGGACCTAAAAGAGCCTTTCTTGTACAAATTGGTAAAATCCGTATGTGATATTTATAAAGAAAGATATCCTGAGTTAGAAAAACATATTTCCTCGGTAGAAAGAACACTTCTCGCAGAAGAAGAATTATTCCTCAAAACCTTAGAGATCGGTCTGGAAAAGATAGAAGTCCTGGTTTCCAAAACAAAATCCGAAGGTTCCAGTACATTCTCCGGAAAGGACAGCTTTCTGTTATACGGAACGTACGGATTTCCTGCGGAGATGACGGAAGAGATCGTAGCTGAACACGGACTTTCTTTCGACAGAAAAGGTTTCGAAGAAGAACTGGAGAAGGATAGGCAATCTTCCCGAGAGACCTGGAAAGCGAACAAGGTTTCCTTATTCACAGGGATCAAAACGGATAAGACCCAATTTTTAGGCTACGATGTTTTAGAAGCCGAGTCGGATCTTAAATTTATATTCTCCGATAATAAACAAGTTTCCGAGCTTAAAGAAGGAGAGTCAGGGGTATTGGTTTTCTCTTCCAGTCCATTCTATCCGGAAGGAGGGGGACAAGTAGGAGATATTGGATTCATTCGAAAAGGACAATCCGTATTTAAGGTTTTAGATACCCAAAAAGAGAATGATATCATTCTTCATATAGGAACCGTTCTCTCCGGAAGTTTCTCCTCTGGAGACAAAGCCAGATTGGAAGTGGAGAAGGAAAGAAGAGAAAGACTGAAATTCCATCACTCCGGAACTCACTTATTGAACGGTGCGCTCAGGAATCTTTTAGGAAATCATGTGCTCCAGAAAGGATCCATTGTTTCTCCTGAATATCTGCGTTTCGACTTCTCTCATCCGAGCCCTTTAAGTTCGGAAGAAATTCGTAATATAGAATCCTGGGTGAACGAAAGTATTGTTCGCCATATTCCTGTGGATACCAAGGTGCTGCCGATAGAAGAGGCTAAAAAAACCGGAGCGGTTGCCGCCTTCGACGAAAAATACGGAGACAGTGTAAGAGTTCTTCAGATGGGAGATCGTTCCTTGGAGTTCTGTGGAGGGACCCACGTAGGAAATACGGGAGATATCGGATACTTCTTCATTAAAAAAGAATCCAGCCCTGGCGCCGGAAATAGAAGGATAGAAGCAGTTGCAGGCCCGCTGGTTGTAGAGACCTTCCAAAACAGATTTGCAGAATTAACGGAAGCGGTTCAAAATCTAAATCTTAAGATCAAGGACGAGTTAGGGGCAGAGGGTAGTTCACTTTCTATCAAAACTATAATCCCAGGGCCGGATGAGATCAGATCCTTGTTTGAATCCAAGGGTGCGGATGCAGTAGTTTCTCTCAGGGATCTTTCCGAAAAATTATCCATTGAATTGGAAGAAACCCAATCCAAGTTCTTAAAAGAAAAGAAGAATAGAGAATCCAGGGATTTCGAGAACAATCCGGAAGTCATCGCAAAAGTATTCGAAAATTCTAAAGTGATTGGATCTACTAAAATTGTTTCTGCTATCTTCGAGTCCAAGGATGCAAAGGCTTTAAAAGGACTTTCTGATAATATCAAAGTCAGAGAAAAAGAAATAGTAGCGATTCTCGCAAGTAAAAATACCGAAGATGCAAGTATAGTAATAACCTGTTCTTCTTCATTGGTAGGAAAGATCCACTGTGGAGAGCTTGTAAAAATCGCCTGTGAAATTTTAGGCGGAAAGGGCGGCGGAAAACCGGACATGGCCCAAGGCGGAGGAAAGGAAGTTTCCAAAGTAGAAGAAGCGGTTCGATCCGCATTAGAAAAGGCAAGTTCCAGTTTGAACGGAGGAAAATAA
- the rpsI gene encoding 30S ribosomal protein S9 has protein sequence MATAKEIWAVGRRKNAIARVKLKEGSGKIVINDKDYKDYLQNSRSNIKEALTALTLMNVSEKFDLKVNVSGGGIIGQVGAIRHALARVICRYNPEFRPTVKKEGLLTRDPRMVERKKYGLHKARRGTQFSKR, from the coding sequence ATGGCAACCGCCAAGGAAATCTGGGCAGTAGGTCGTCGCAAGAACGCGATCGCCCGTGTAAAATTAAAAGAAGGTTCCGGCAAAATTGTAATCAATGATAAGGATTACAAAGACTATCTTCAAAACAGCCGCTCTAATATTAAAGAAGCATTAACTGCTTTAACTCTGATGAATGTTTCCGAAAAGTTCGATCTTAAGGTAAACGTTTCCGGAGGAGGGATCATCGGGCAAGTCGGAGCGATCCGTCACGCACTTGCAAGAGTGATCTGCCGTTATAATCCCGAGTTCAGACCGACTGTTAAAAAAGAAGGCCTTCTGACTCGTGACCCACGTATGGTGGAGCGCAAGAAATACGGTCTACACAAAGCACGTAGAGGAACTCAGTTCTCTAAACGTTAA
- the rplM gene encoding 50S ribosomal protein L13: MPIVSKPHRTPSLKKEQANKAWYVVDAEGKTLGRLASEIAHRLRGKHKPTFTPHVDCGDNIVVINAAKVAVTGNKETQKEYFHHSRYPGGMTATTLQNMRVKQPEKILYEAVKGMLPKSKLGAEMLTHFRIFPGTEHNLGAQKPIKLEL, translated from the coding sequence ATGCCAATCGTATCTAAACCGCATAGAACTCCTTCCTTAAAAAAGGAACAAGCTAATAAAGCTTGGTACGTAGTCGACGCTGAAGGCAAAACCTTAGGTCGTCTCGCTTCGGAAATTGCACACAGACTCCGCGGTAAACATAAACCTACTTTTACTCCCCACGTAGATTGTGGGGATAATATCGTCGTTATCAATGCTGCTAAGGTAGCTGTGACTGGAAATAAAGAGACTCAAAAAGAATATTTCCATCACTCTCGTTATCCGGGTGGTATGACTGCTACTACTCTCCAAAACATGAGAGTGAAACAACCTGAAAAAATCCTGTATGAAGCAGTAAAAGGTATGCTTCCAAAAAGCAAACTCGGTGCTGAAATGTTAACTCATTTTAGGATTTTCCCAGGAACCGAGCATAATCTCGGCGCCCAAAAGCCGATCAAACTGGAACTCTAG
- a CDS encoding LA_0442/LA_0875 N-terminal domain-containing protein translates to MVLTPSLLFADQTILLRKGGKVIGNVVGQNEKTITVQSDSGKQTINKRDILKIIYKDITREEENRIRKEEEKKVQENPQVVEEPVQVIPPPTSNEPSRSRWSAVWRSAILPGWGQWYTDNKLEAKITGGAFLGSLAYAGYSRSEAESAKSKYDDAVSKSSSTGALIYGGGIANFYLLTVVPSARADYESSVQAYNTSVYVLGGVYLAQLVRTYFLGKSWEQGASPNPVAWTVVPRPDWSAGKVGWGAEASFSLGF, encoded by the coding sequence ATGGTACTAACTCCAAGCCTATTATTTGCCGATCAGACCATTCTTCTTCGCAAGGGAGGCAAGGTAATCGGTAATGTAGTAGGCCAAAACGAGAAGACGATCACTGTTCAATCCGACTCGGGCAAACAGACCATTAACAAAAGAGATATATTAAAGATTATTTATAAAGATATCACAAGAGAAGAAGAGAACCGCATCCGTAAGGAAGAAGAGAAGAAAGTCCAGGAAAACCCTCAAGTAGTTGAGGAGCCTGTCCAGGTCATTCCACCTCCCACTTCCAACGAACCGAGCAGGAGTAGATGGAGCGCAGTCTGGCGTTCTGCGATTCTGCCTGGTTGGGGACAATGGTATACTGACAATAAATTGGAAGCTAAGATTACGGGCGGGGCCTTCCTCGGTAGCTTGGCATACGCAGGATATTCCAGATCCGAAGCAGAATCAGCAAAGAGTAAATACGACGACGCAGTTTCCAAGAGTAGCAGTACGGGGGCATTGATCTACGGAGGTGGAATTGCGAACTTCTACCTTCTAACCGTAGTCCCGAGCGCGAGGGCAGATTACGAAAGTTCCGTCCAAGCTTATAATACTTCCGTGTATGTGCTGGGAGGAGTGTATCTGGCCCAATTGGTCCGGACATATTTCCTCGGAAAATCTTGGGAGCAGGGGGCTTCTCCCAATCCTGTAGCTTGGACAGTTGTACCTAGACCGGACTGGTCTGCTGGCAAAGTGGGCTGGGGCGCAGAAGCAAGTTTTAGCCTTGGTTTTTAG